TTAAGAAAGAAACATTGATGAAACGAATGCGATTATCAATAGGTTTCTCACGCTGTAGTTATGATTGACATCGAGGCCTTTTTCAACAATAAGATATTGAACAAGATCTTTTTGAACGCTTTCAGACTGCTCGCTGTTGAGAGATAGAGCACAAGACAAAGCCATCGCTCCATTCTGAGTAGAAAGCAAAGTTAGCTCCACGCGTCATGGAAGAACGACTCTAAAACTCACGGAACCCTGAGCGAGACAGTCAGCTCCTGCTTCAGCCAAACAGCGCACTTTCAATGGCGCATCGATTAAACTTGTACACGCCGACATCAGTGGCGTTTCACCGAACTGACGAAAATATAAGGATTAAACTCCCAGGAGAAAAATCTACTATAGTCTAACTTCGTCCTTGCATGGTGTTGAGAAGGGCACCGTGCTCCGCGAGCCGTCTCAAGCAGACAAAGTCTCCAAACCGCGCCGCACAATGAAGTGGGGAGCGTTTATACATCTGCATTGCATGAATACACGTATGAGCTAACTCATCACGGTCCAAAACGAACAGTAAGTACGTACCTCGTCATGGGGATCGCTGagactttgatttttctccaaGAAAAAACAGCTAAGCCACTCGTCCACTTCTTCCGCCGTATCAAATCTTCGTCCCAGCAAATAGTACACTGCTGGATATGGGCTTTGACTGTGGATCTAACGAAACAAATAAcacaaacgtcgacgaaaacgagatcACGTGCACCGTACTAGTTGTTGTTCTCGAAATCCTCTCTCCTTATAGAGAAACTGACTCAGTTTCAAATACCTTCCCGTTCTTTCTATTCCTCGACTATCTGTATAAGTCGCTTTATCGTAGAGCGAGCGGACGATGGCATCGGGTCCTCAGCCGCTGCTCTCGGTTGcacagaagagaaaatggtCGGCAACCTCCTGTAATGCGGAATCGCTGCTGGTGGACCAGTCCTGCGTCGTTCTCCGCTGGGATCCATTCTGCCCTAGTCTACGCCCCCTTTGGTACGTGAGGCGTGCGTACCTAGTCTCATTGGATCACGTGGTCAAGCTAACGATTTATCAGATTTCATTAACGCAGAAAATGATATCTTTTCTGGAAATCCGCTCTCGATCCTCGCACCAATGCCGCAATTAGATCAGCGCACACGTAAGTCCTAATACAATAAGTCAGGTGCGTCTGAATGAAAGTAGAGCGGCCATAGAAAGAGTTTTTCCTTGAGAAATGTCTGGCAGGCGTAGGTTGAGCAAGAAAAGCGTCCTTTCGATCGTGATTCTTTTAGAATATTTTTATGTGAATTAGGCAGCCAGGAAAAACCTACATACGTACGTCATGTACATGACAAAATAATTAGAAGGACTACGGAGACGCACATCTAGCAATGCCACATCTAACAGGATAATCACAGTCCGGTCTCTCTTGAATGGCTCCAACGACAACGGCGCATCTGAATTTTTCGGAACACCAATAATCTTTTCGGAGGAATAATAATCTTAGCGCCTCTTGTCTCTTCAAAATCTCGCCAAAGACGCTCCTGAATGCCATGAGTTCCATCTGGCTCTTCATCGTCCGGAAATGTGCCCGATATAACACATAGGCAATACTGTATCGTGTCTCGCTATGTACTAAAAACTACAGCTACTCCAACTATAAGAATATTATCACTAGTGTAATTCTAAATATTTTGTTTCGATTACTCCCCGGGTGATACCGATCAGCTCAAACCACTTGAGAAGCTCTCCTACTGTTGGCGCCTTAGCTCCGAGCTTCCACGATTCCAGCACTTTCACCATGCGCGAGAGGTTTGTACGAGTTCGCTCACCAATTTCATCAACTGTGTTTGAGTCGATCAACAGATGTCCAATATCTTCCCACTTGGACGGAGCAACGACGGCGCACGTCCTTATCAATTCGATTGACACAGACATACTGTCGCGTGGAAACGCGCCTGATGACATCATCGCGTGTACAGAAAATGGAGTAATTTCTAAAAGACCAATACCTTTCAAGGGACATAGAAAACGCACTGGGTCGGGAATCTGAGGGGGAACTGATTAAACTCACTGCTGCGCTCTACCTTTCACAATACCTCTGCTGCTGGATTCTCAACAGCTAATCTATCGTGCGACGTTGCCGCCCGCTTTGCAGGAGAAAAAGCCAGCTGATAAGACAGAGTAAAAAACGTTCTAGCCTTTCCAATAGATACCTCAGTAGGAATCAATATTCTCTTTGTTCCGCTGGGACCTTGGCAAGATAACATCACCGGCTCAGTTTGAGACACATTGCGCTAAAACAAACAGCTCTACATCGGAAATTTGCCTAACTCGAACACTATAGTACCTCTTCTTCGATAACTCCTGGAATAGCCAAATCTCTTACAGAAGAAGAATAACAACGACTTTTTGGTCGATCAGAAAATAGGAAGTGAGTCATCTTTTTGTTCCTGATCTTCTCATCCACTTTGCTAGACGAGTAAATGGCGGGATTgtcgtcgagtcgtttcAGACAAGCACTGCCTAAGTAGAACCAGTTCCGAAGAACTCCCgcgcttctttcttcgcaGACTGCGACGATCATTTCTTTCAGCTCGTTTAGAAACTCTTGAGCCAGAACATGGCACGCATTTTGGCTCGACCAGCGCAAGACGACATCAATGCAGCAGTGCTCCTTTTTGGTTCCTAGAGTGACAAGACATTCGACTTGTTTGTCGTCAACGATTTTCACTAGTTTGACGCCGTCCTTCCACGCCTCGTGACGCGTCATGTTCATATGAGAACATCGAgattgaaagacgacgaacgacaaAGGCAATATAATATCCACAGAATCAGCGCATTCATATCGCATGCCGCGATACACGTCGAGTATGGGATCGTCAATCCAAGCGTCGTCAGGAACGGAATCCTGCAGGAGAGCCGGAAACTGATACACTATTAGGCCATGTTTCACCTCGATGCACAGCTCCAGGTAAAGGAGAATAGAAATTGCTTCTTTGGCTGACACTGAAAACGGAGAAGGCGTGCCCTTCTGCTTAAGGTAATTGTTAAAAGCTCTGAGGGCAGATTCAATGTCTCTGATTGTAACCATGCCCGATTTGGTAGGCTTCATGCCAAAGGGAAAGTAGTGCGGAGCCATAAGCGGCCCAATCCCGTCACGACAGAGCCACATTGGCTGGAGACAAATTAGAGGACCAAGATTAACGATCTATAGATAAAAATAAGACTCCGTCTAAAAAGTAAATCTGCACTCACTATTCCAGAGGAGTCGAGAAATTCAACCGACACTTTCCTCTCATCTTCAGTGACTATAACGCCAACGTCTTTAGCAACCCACTCCTCAAATTCTGCTAACGTCATAAAACAGGGCAGTGAAGAAGATTCTCGCTCTCTGTCAGAAGGAGTAAGCTTCTCTTCAATGGCATAGCACAGTTTAGGCACGCCATCAGCAGcctgagaagaaagaagaattgAGTAATAATTTGGACAATATAGCAGCACTAAATCGCCACCTCAAGCATATTTTCACGAAGTATTTTCAGCTTGTCGCGACAGTCCGACATGGGCACCGAGTAGCTCCGactgcaatccatttcaaGCACGTCTACAATACTAAAAGTGTCTTTAAATTCTTCCTGAAGAACTTCTGCGACGCGCTTTAGTTGAAAGCTGGCTTCAATTCCCACGACCTCTCTGCACTCGATCACATTGCCAATGATGACAAGGCGAAGCAACGATCTCAGGTGCGGCGGAGGCACACGCATCGCCGCCTTGACGAACGCACACCAATAACGTCCGATCTCTAGAAGATACACTTCTGGTGTTATGCGTTGTCCTTCTCGAAAGCGAAGGACGAGAACAAACATCGTATTAGATCGTCCGAAGAATAGACCATGAGCGCTGTGAAACGATGATTGGGCACCGAAGTCCCAAATCACTCCTTTTCCTACTCCCGGAATTTGACCGTTTTTGATGAAAATGCCGGCAGTGCGATCTTCCAGTTTCACTGGAGGAAGAtcaagttgaagaagagcgttaacgaacgtcgtctttcccgccATTTCACTCCCCACCACGCAAAATTTGATCGAATCAGGTTGAACCGTTTCACGTCGAAGAACGGAAAACCGAACTGTATCCTACAACACGTAATGAGTGACATAGAGGGGTGATGGGAAACGATGGCGTACGTAATGCTGATGAAGAAGCCTTCTGATTTCACCATTATCTGCCAGCTGATAAGGCTTCTTTCCGTCCTAAACTTTCCGTTCATAAATCTTCTCACGACGAAATGATAGCACGCACGTCACCTTGTCTTCGGAAGTGACGTCCGCGCCCTTATCAATCAAAAATTCGATAACTGACTGGAAGTCGCGTTCGTCCGCAAGTGCAACGAGATGCAAGGCATTTCGGCCCATCTATAAAGGAGATATGAACTTGGGATGAGTGAGGGAAAGACGTTTGGCGAACCGAATCTTTTGCAGCAACATCAGCTTTCAGTTCAATTAACGGTCGAAGAGCAAAGAGAGGGTAACAAACGCTTAAACATGCGTGTAACAGCGGCGTCAGTCCGGCCTATAAACGTAGGAATTGCTTAAcaaaaaaatccaaaaaaaGTGTCGTACCGCATCAGAAGAATCAATCTCCATGCGTTTATCTTCGACAAGATATTGAAGGACGTCTTTCAATTCGCCTTCAGAAATGGAGCATTCGTTGGCTAAGCTACTTTCAGAAGGAACATAAGGCGGATCGTTGAAATTGTCGGCGACCGTGTAGCGGACGGCATAAAACAAGGCCGTCCTTCCCAactaaatagaaaaaaaagggcGCTATCTTCCTTGATAGATAAACGCCTACCATATCCTTCACTTGACAGTCGGCTCCTTTATTAGTCAGGTAGCGAACTTTCAATAGGCGGTCAATGCCGCTTTCACACGCCATCATAAGAGGTGTACTTCCCTCCTAATGATATCAACATAGCACTGAACTGTCTCTTCGTGTGAACCAATGTGACCTTATTGACGCTATCAATAGCAGCGCTATTCTCTACGAGCCATTGCACTTCTGACAAACTTCCATGCTCGCAGGCACAATGAAGAGGAGTGTTCAACTAAATTTTCACATCGTACACACGCAGAAACGGCCGGGAACGCTCATCACATACGTACCAACTCATCAAGAGAGTTAACAATCACTCCCTTTTCATGTACGAGATGGTGAAAAAGGTCGCAGGCTTCTTTAGAAGAATCAAATCGAACTCCTGAGGCCAAAACCttgtaaaaaataaaaagtagCGAAGCGAtgccaattaattaattaatgccaGTCTATTACTATAGCACGCGGTGAAACTTCACAGCCATTATTTTCCAGAATGCGCAGTTTCTTCAACGTATCGACAGCACTTTTGCAGACGTCTTCGTACAGATCTTCTCCAccctaaacaaaaacaatCGAAACAATCGGCTGAAAAAATATCTATACCATACTTGCTGTATCACGACGTCAATATTTGCACCATTATCGATGAGCCATTTCACTCCAAAAATGTTTCCCCCCCTGAAAGCGTCATACAAAGGAGCGCTCATCTACAATTGAGACAGATAGCATCTGTACAAACATAAAGAGCTTATTGTACAGACTTCGACACGTAGTTCGCCATCTTGAGAGTCAATGCTCATGCCCTTTTCGAATACAAGATGACGTAGAACTT
The genomic region above belongs to Oscarella lobularis chromosome 12, ooOscLobu1.1, whole genome shotgun sequence and contains:
- the LOC136193883 gene encoding death-associated protein kinase 1-like isoform X1; amino-acid sequence: MNCIVFLSTERGFRPEQWVWGDEYENVASIHYVAGREFETAEEANEWLSYVVLEREENVNEPTGFGRTPLHCACKWGNFYGVNWLLSHSATVDVEDDFGWTPYLWASTSSLDALKKMKVLEERASDVPSHAIRFAVQNQFSSFDKAHEVLRHLVFEKGMSIDSQDGELRVEMSAPLYDAFRGGNIFGVKWLIDNGANIDVVIQQGGEDLYEDVCKSAVDTLKKLRILENNGCEVSPRAIVLASGVRFDSSKEACDLFHHLVHEKGVIVNSLDELLNTPLHCACEHGSLSEVQWLVENSAAIDSVNKEGSTPLMMACESGIDRLLKVRYLTNKGADCQVKDMLGRTALFYAVRYTVADNFNDPPYVPSESSLANECSISEGELKDVLQYLVEDKRMEIDSSDAAGLTPLLHACLSVCYPLFALRPLIELKADVAAKDSMGRNALHLVALADERDFQSVIEFLIDKGADVTSEDKDGKKPYQLADNGEIRRLLHQHYDTVRFSVLRRETVQPDSIKFCVVGSEMAGKTTFVNALLQLDLPPVKLEDRTAGIFIKNGQIPGVGKGVIWDFGAQSSFHSAHGLFFGRSNTMFVLVLRFREGQRITPEVYLLEIGRYWCAFVKAAMRVPPPHLRSLLRLVIIGNVIECREVVGIEASFQLKRVAEVLQEEFKDTFSIVDVLEMDCSRSYSVPMSDCRDKLKILRENMLEAADGVPKLCYAIEEKLTPSDRERESSSLPCFMTLAEFEEWVAKDVGVIVTEDERKVSVEFLDSSGIIVNLGPLICLQPMWLCRDGIGPLMAPHYFPFGMKPTKSGMVTIRDIESALRAFNNYLKQKGTPSPFSVSAKEAISILLYLELCIEVKHGLIVYQFPALLQDSVPDDAWIDDPILDVYRGMRYECADSVDIILPLSFVVFQSRCSHMNMTRHEAWKDGVKLVKIVDDKQVECLVTLGTKKEHCCIDVVLRWSSQNACHVLAQEFLNELKEMIVAVCEERSAGVLRNWFYLGSACLKRLDDNPAIYSSSKVDEKIRNKKMTHFLFSDRPKSRCYSSSVRDLAIPGVIEEERNVSQTEPVMLSCQGPSGTKRILIPTELAFSPAKRAATSHDRLAVENPAAEIPDPVRFLCPLKGIGLLEITPFSVHAMMSSGAFPRDSMSVSIELIRTCAVVAPSKWEDIGHLLIDSNTVDEIGERTRTNLSRMVKVLESWKLGAKAPTVGELLKWFELIGITRGVIETKYLELH
- the LOC136193883 gene encoding death-associated protein kinase 1-like isoform X3, producing MNCIVFLSTERGFRPEQWVWGDEYENVASIHYVAGREFETAEEANEWLSYVVLEREENVNEPTGFGRTPLHCACKWGNFYGVNWLLSHSATVDVEDDFGWTPYLWASTSSLDALKKMKVLEERASDVPSHAIRFAVQNQFSSFDKAHEVLRHLVFEKGMSIDSQDGELRVEMSAPLYDAFRGGNIFGVKWLIDNGANIDVVIQQGGEDLYEDVCKSAVDTLKKLRILENNGCEVSPRAIVLASGVRFDSSKEACDLFHHLVHEKGVIVNSLDELLNTPLHCACEHGSLSEVQWLVENSAAIDSVNKEGSTPLMMACESGIDRLLKVRYLTNKGADCQVKDMLGRTALFYAVRYTVADNFNDPPYVPSESSLANECSISEGELKDVLQYLVEDKRMEIDSSDAAGLTPLLHACLSVCYPLFALRPLIELKADVAAKDSMGRNALHLVALADERDFQSVIEFLIDKGADVTSEDKDGKKPYQLADNGEIRRLLHQHYDTVRFSVLRRETVQPDSIKFCVVGSEMAGKTTFVNALLQLDLPPVKLEDRTAGIFIKNGQIPGVGKGVIWDFGAQSSFHSAHGLFFGRSNTMFVLVLRFREGQRITPEVYLLEIGRYWCAFVKAAMRVPPPHLRSLLRLVIIGNVIECREVVGIEASFQLKRVAEVLQEEFKDTFSIVDVLEMDCSRSYSVPMSDCRDKLKILRENMLEAADGVPKLCYAIEEKLTPSDRERESSSLPCFMTLAEFEEWVAKDVGVIVTEDERKVSVEFLDSSGIIVNLGPLICLQPMWLCRDGIGPLMAPHYFPFGMKPTKSGMVTIRDIESALRAFNNYLKQKGTPSPFSVSAKEAISILLYLELCIEVKHGLIVYQFPALLQDSVPDDAWIDDPILDVYRGMRYECADSVDIILPLSFVVFQSRCSHMNMTRHEAWKDGVKLVKIVDDKQVECLVTLGTKKEHCCIDVVLRWSSQNACHVLAQEFLNELKEMIVAVCEERSAGVLRNWFYLGSACLKRLDDNPAIYSSSKVDEKIRNKKMTHFLFSDRPKSRCYSSSVRDLAIPGVIEEERNVSQTEPVMLSCQGPSGTKRILIPTELAFSPAKRAATSHDRLAVENPAAEIPDPVRFLCPLKGAFPRDSMSVSIELIRTCAVVAPSKWEDIGHLLIDSNTVDEIGERTRTNLSRMVKVLESWKLGAKAPTVGELLKWFELIGITRGVIETKYLELH
- the LOC136193883 gene encoding death-associated protein kinase 1-like isoform X2, whose translation is MNCIVFLSTERGFRPEQWGDEYENVASIHYVAGREFETAEEANEWLSYVVLEREENVNEPTGFGRTPLHCACKWGNFYGVNWLLSHSATVDVEDDFGWTPYLWASTSSLDALKKMKVLEERASDVPSHAIRFAVQNQFSSFDKAHEVLRHLVFEKGMSIDSQDGELRVEMSAPLYDAFRGGNIFGVKWLIDNGANIDVVIQQGGEDLYEDVCKSAVDTLKKLRILENNGCEVSPRAIVLASGVRFDSSKEACDLFHHLVHEKGVIVNSLDELLNTPLHCACEHGSLSEVQWLVENSAAIDSVNKEGSTPLMMACESGIDRLLKVRYLTNKGADCQVKDMLGRTALFYAVRYTVADNFNDPPYVPSESSLANECSISEGELKDVLQYLVEDKRMEIDSSDAAGLTPLLHACLSVCYPLFALRPLIELKADVAAKDSMGRNALHLVALADERDFQSVIEFLIDKGADVTSEDKDGKKPYQLADNGEIRRLLHQHYDTVRFSVLRRETVQPDSIKFCVVGSEMAGKTTFVNALLQLDLPPVKLEDRTAGIFIKNGQIPGVGKGVIWDFGAQSSFHSAHGLFFGRSNTMFVLVLRFREGQRITPEVYLLEIGRYWCAFVKAAMRVPPPHLRSLLRLVIIGNVIECREVVGIEASFQLKRVAEVLQEEFKDTFSIVDVLEMDCSRSYSVPMSDCRDKLKILRENMLEAADGVPKLCYAIEEKLTPSDRERESSSLPCFMTLAEFEEWVAKDVGVIVTEDERKVSVEFLDSSGIIVNLGPLICLQPMWLCRDGIGPLMAPHYFPFGMKPTKSGMVTIRDIESALRAFNNYLKQKGTPSPFSVSAKEAISILLYLELCIEVKHGLIVYQFPALLQDSVPDDAWIDDPILDVYRGMRYECADSVDIILPLSFVVFQSRCSHMNMTRHEAWKDGVKLVKIVDDKQVECLVTLGTKKEHCCIDVVLRWSSQNACHVLAQEFLNELKEMIVAVCEERSAGVLRNWFYLGSACLKRLDDNPAIYSSSKVDEKIRNKKMTHFLFSDRPKSRCYSSSVRDLAIPGVIEEERNVSQTEPVMLSCQGPSGTKRILIPTELAFSPAKRAATSHDRLAVENPAAEIPDPVRFLCPLKGIGLLEITPFSVHAMMSSGAFPRDSMSVSIELIRTCAVVAPSKWEDIGHLLIDSNTVDEIGERTRTNLSRMVKVLESWKLGAKAPTVGELLKWFELIGITRGVIETKYLELH